The region tcatgcacccttgttgagtggtctattgttgttgaatctcgatcgtaatgatacacattttcataatattgaagccaaaagatgcaaagttgataaagatagtgcaacttatttgtggcactgtcgtttaggtcatattggtgtaaagtgcatgaagaaactccatgctgatgggcttttggaatcacttggtgtttgcgaaccatgcctcatgggcaagatgactaagaatccgttctccggaacaatggagcgatccactcacttactggaaataatacataccgatgtatgcggtccgatgagtgttgaggctcgcggtgggtatcgttattttctgaccttcacagatgatttgagcaaatatgggtatatctacttaatgaaacataactctgaaacatttgaaaagtttaaaaaatttcagagtgaagtggaaaatcatcgtaacaagaaaataaagtttctatgatctaatcgcggaggcaaatatttaaTCACGagttttgatgcggagcatcccacgttcatccccatgtacactccgactactctccaaaccccaagtggacatatgatgagacctcgaacatacaccatgggacacaaggtgaactcgctcctttctgaaccttcactttctacatgtgacacatggctactacctccaacgtgtgttctatgcgtgatcaggtacttggaggaaagccacgaagccaccacatccaacggaagagCTAGCGAGGACACAGGCATGGACATCAAGAAGAAGAGCCATTTGGGAAGCTACAGGCACCGAACGACCGACCGGCCCCGGACGTCCGAGCCTTGGGAGATGCAATAGCGAGGGAAGGAAGGCAGGACATAGCTACATGCCACGTACGACCGGCCCGGCCTGGACGTCCGACAACTCCCAGGGCCACGGGCGACCGACGCCACCGGACGACTGAACGACCAGCACCCGAGCCGAAACTACGGAAGTCCGACatctccggacgtccggaccgtcctgaAGCTTCGGACGACCGACGTCCTCCGGATGTCCGACACCTGTGTGGCCGCAGCCACGGGCTTATGcgcttgtaccccttcactttgactctcatttgcactatgactataaataggtctatcccacctcctagctagggttagcattggtttagctcatattttgtgtgagagccttgctcatccacttggttacttctcctcggagctcacaacctcttcggagaagatcccccaagcggattcaagaccccttcaagggaagaccccCCAAGACcttctcacggagaagaacggttccctttgtatcctccccttgttgattttggatcatgtgttaccttatgctttcggtgatctagcacttgtgtgattgattacttgtcgTTGAGTGGTTTCTCTCGttctccccgtgatttccctcgaGTTCTTTCGCGTGTTCTTCTTGTTTCCCCATAGGAtcatctccaaacgtgaaagatcgtccacatagggttccgccctacatcatcttggtatcatgagccaggttgatcacgtttttggagcccctacccctcttgttCTAgcctgattttgttgtgttcttccctaaattcgaaaatccccaccaaaaatagccccaattttttttgtgatttgttggtttgatgatgttttgttgattttgatccgtggatttgcttggtttcaagtggatctagcatctccccaagttttcccatctttcatccatgaaatctcgtcaattttgaccccaagATCTCCATTTTCCGCTTAAAATCGCGCCCCGGATCTCggatctcgcgttgaccccgacctacCGGACGACAGGCGTTTTACAgacgtccggagccccaggaacgACCGGACGTCCAACCTttcccggacgaccggaacccctaacagGAACTGAATTTAGGGATTTCTGACCTTCCCGGACGTCCGGCGACTGGACATCCGTCCAtttacggacgtccgtaacctgtagtttcagacttcggctgatttttgttttgtccataactaattcatccgaactccgattttgacgttctttagctcgttttgaagctattgacatcccccatcccagaaaaataccaccaacatcatttgactccatcaaagttactgaagtttggcatctttgcctaggccctccaccatatcatcagcATAGCCACCACGACTtttgcaacctaacccattttgttcaccatagcatttgtggttgcttaagtagtgattcgagtctcctaagttgtttcggctacttagggacggttgcttcttcatcaaccaccaccaccacttccgcataggcttacccaccatacacttccgacaaCCCCAACTTAATGAAGTgatcaaaagaattttcacatgatatcctatgaagcatagcatcacaactaggcaactcaacatgctcatcatcatattcatcataaataggtaagtcaaggcatgaagatgtctcactagcatgaagcatgggaacaggtgggtcaacatcatgggagcaatcggtGTCAAGAGAGtctactagtgggacaagagaagcaccatcacctatgttacctttggagcgtcgctcagtgttgtaggtgaggtgttgaagatccactcgttgtcatcttcatcttgatggaaccatgtgggggtgcatcattatccaccatggccatcggttttcccattggagggaaGGACTcatcgagggtaggcatgtcgtcatgtaggagacctagcaccaaagaagaaaacacactaggagtagaggttaagtcgttagaaatcatagtggcctcacatgccgtgtcaactacctcactcactaagtgttgtggctcactcactccctcaaggatgctctcactcatatggttggtggagtcactcaaatggcgctcaacctcacataggatgtgtggcatgctctcatgtgtggggctagtggtggtcacactcatcctctcataggaaatgctctcagtgtcacgtatggtggagtcactcatgtcactcatgtggtagtggctctcctcacatggcacttggggcatctcttcatatgtgaGTGTCGGAGAGATgtcggtgcaaatgtctccatgtgcggtcgcgtagcttgactcggagtatgagtccaatgtgggcaccgtcttcatgttgttgaagaggttcgcgctcgtcgccgtggtcgaagggggtggcccttgctcgaccttcttgtcatcaTCTTGGTGTTGGagtcccatatgatgtggcacctcgtagctcgtctccatgaccgaagggagtttcccatgctcgaccATCTTGCGGTATAGATTAGACGGTTAGGTTacttgcgaaccaacctgtggttggtggttagagggactgtggtatccccagcctatCAGGATTcaagtcctgatgctcgcatttattcctggatctgaatttatttcaggatttccggcgatgcacattcagtgggaggagacgttccaagtcaacgacgaggtgcctacggcgacttcgtaaatttcaagatgatatgtcggctcagtctttcggaggtgcccaTAGGGGTAGagtatgcgtgtgtgcgttcatagggtgagtgtatgcacgtgtatatgagggcttgcgtctgtactatgttCAGAATAAAAAAGACGGTTAGGTTACTTATATGGTGGTGGAACCTGGCCACCCGGTTGGTCGCAGTGTTTCTATAAAAAGGACTAGTAATGTTTTTTCAAAGGAGAGACCGGCAATGATACTCTGAATGCAGCTTTATCTGAAACCCGCGTCACTATATAACCCATCCGGCGACGTAGCCAACCAGACACCATACGACGACCTAAGTTTCTTGCACACGCACAACTCCTGTACATGCAATGGCGTCCAAACCGATCTTCGCCTGCGCCGTCCTCCTGATcgccatcgctgccgcggcagtcaCGCCGGCGTCCGCGGCCGGAGCGAACCCCATCGCCATCGGCGGTGGCTCCGACGAGACGGCAACGACATGCGTGCCGACGCTTGAGCGCCTGCTGTCGTGCCTGGACTTCATCGAGCACCGCACCGACGCGATCCCGCTGCCCTGCTGCGTCCAGGTGAACACCACGGTGGCCCAGCAGCCGTGCTGCCTCATGCACGTCCTGCGCGGCGACGTCGCGCGGCTCATGGGGCCGGACTTCGACAGCACCCGCGCCATGGTCAACGTCACCTCCCAGTGCCTCGGCGACGGCTCGATCCTCATGTCCATCACTCGTTCGTGCGCAGGTTCGTAATCGTACGTACCAATTGTATGGACTATGGAGTAGTTTTTACTCTTGATCTGTTGTCATCGTCTTTGAATTTATTTTCTGTTCTTCAGGCAAGCCGCTTCCGCCGCTGACGCCTGAATACCCCTTCACTGccgcgttgccgccgccgccgccgtcatcgtcAGGTGAGCAGATCAGTTCTAAGATCGCCGTGTTTTGTTGTATGAGTATGCGGATTGTTCCGACGTATGATTCCGTTTGTCGATCGTTTGGTAATTGGTTCTCTGTGTGCAGGAGCAGAACGGCTGGAAGGCTTGTCTTTCGCCGTATTGCTAGTTGCActcgttgcaagcttcttgtgatctaTCGGGAAACTGGCGATCAGCTGGCTGGACGTACATGGAGAAAATCTGGACATGTTTGATGTTGAACAAAATATAGTTAATTCTTGTGTTTCTCTTTCTTCCTTTACCCTGTTTATTCCGTAATTTACACGTATatgtttagagcatctccaacagcttcTCAAAAAACATTCCTTATAAATGTTTACTAGCAAATATCAccgcgttgcaatgggagaaaaagtacccccccccctcccccagcgAAGAATTTCCGTATTGGTATGCAATATTAATATACAGCAAGCTAGCGATAATATACCCATGGATCAGCAAACCTTTGGTATTCACCTGATACCAAAGAATACCCATGACGGGGTTGTGCGGATATGGTATAAATTTTTACTTCTGAGAATTCCCAAGCGCAAACATTCGCCAGTCTGTCTTAATTTATTCTATTTGTGGAGAATGGATTTTTCATACCCTCATGTAGCTACACTTTCTATCTAGACCATTCAGTTTGTGTCAAGATTTATGCCATCCTTATATATAAATTTCTCTTTTCCGTTTCTTCCAAACAAGAGAACATTTAACCTGGGAACTTTGTAGGTCAGATATGCATAAGTGCCCTTCTTTGTATAAAATGTTTTCGCTTTTTTAGACAAAATATGAATGTGTCAAATTTCAAATTATGATTGAGTTGTACCATTTTTAAAAGTTTCTATTGCGCCAAAAAATCAGAAAACATTTCTGCACACGATAGTACTTGTGAGGTGTTGATCTGTAAAGTTAGTTCAAACATTCTTTTATTATGGTAGTAAAATCATAACTTTCCATTGTACCTTAATACCTTGAGTACATAAAAGACTTTTTTTTTACTTGTACGATGCTATGCCATTCAGTCAAATACCTAAGCACCCCCTCCCCCGCTACACACATGCACACATTCTggaggtggtctatggatctggatgtaatttttattatttttgatgTTCGTTGTACTACgatgattaaagatgaatagatcgaatattttcctgcaaaaaaaaaggATACGCAGTCCTTGCAAGCATTTCTTTCATCAAGCTGAGCTAGCCAAATGAAGATATTTGTGTACTTGTACTTTATGAGGATCATGAACCATGTTTTCCACCAATAGGATGGAGAGAAACTAAGGAGAGATGTCGTCTGTTAATACTCTTGTGTGAAGTCATTGTGCAATGCACATTGTTGGAGCTACATCTATTATGTGACTAGCAGAGtggccgtgcgttgccacgggacaACAAATTTACATGTCGCTCACCATCGTTGTTGGTGGCTGCCACCGTTCCTACCTCACCAGTGGTCTCAAGATGTTGATTTACACCTTATTCCCCACCATACAATCTCCCACAGAGTAAACTTGTGAAAATTGCTAAACAACATACCTACTACGGACATCTAGATAAAATGATTGTGAAGAATGTGATGCACGTGTAGAAATGATATTCCTTTTCAATGTGCGTTGTTTTTCAACATGCCATATCAATAATGAAGGCACCGTTTTTCAACCTCCTCCTACAAGCTACGTGTACGTACGTGCGTGTTATCCAGGGCCAAAATCCATGAACCTGCTTCGAATTCTTGCTGCGTGGACTTGTGCCCATCTCCATGATGGCCCCCTGTGGCACCTCCTTGACGTCGAAGAACAGTAGGCGGTGCTGCATTGCACACGTCGGTGCCACAGAAGCGGATGGCGAGCACTGTGCCGACCAAGGAAAGGGCTACTAGGGTTTTGGGTCGCATGCGCCAGGCGGTGAGTGGAGGAGGCGGAAGGGTTCGCGAGTTCGAGCGCAAGCCAACAGGTGCTGATCACGTTTGGGTTCTGGACGGAGAGATATTTTGTCGACGTACAACTCCTAAACCTACACGCCTTTACACGTACGTCGTCATCATTCCTAATTGGGAAAAGTCCAAAATAAACCCTGAACTTGTAGatgaaagctaaatcaaaccctgaacTTTTAATCCCTGAAATATTCTTCgatcccggtctattttaaaccttaaGCGCGCTCCCAAACAAAGATTGTCGACTTGGCAGCTCACACCCAGGATAGGCGGCTGCACcgggcgctgctgggccggcccaccaggcGCTAACGCGCgacttaaaaaaaatgaaaaaaaaggggACAGGTGCGACTCGAACTAAAGACCTGGCGTAAATAATCGTCTCCTGCTGGCCGCCCTAACTGCCGGATGTTCTTGATAAACAAGACGCGCAAACTTATTTAACCATATAATGCGACGTCCAGATtttaaaaaattctgatttttttggaaACATTTTTCTTGAAAATTATCAACAATTTTGAACTCCAAACATTTTATGGATATTTTGGATTTATGAACCTTTTTGGAAACGTGAACCATTTCCTAAATCACGAAACATTTTTTAAGTGCAAAAACTTTTGAGTAAAACGATCAATTTTGAAACCTGAACACAAGTTTATAGTGCTGACAAATTTTGAAAATATGTTCACATTTTTATAAAAAGTTAGAAAGTGTTTGCACTTAAAAAAATCAGTTATCGAAATTTTTAGTGTTTTCAACAATTGTTTTGTAATTTTGAAAACTTTTTTGCACTTTAGAAAAAGTCCAGTGATTTTAAAAAACACTTCGTGCTTCAAAATTTATTTGTGTTAAAAAAAGTTCGTAATTCCTTAAAAAAAATCAGTTTTTGCAAATAATTATTGGACTTTTTGTTGCTTTTACGAATATTTGTATTTCAAAATCGTTGACAATTTTCAGGAAAAGGGTATCAAAAATTTTCCAAAAGAAAATTCAAATCTGGACGTTGCGCTATGCTGTTAAATAGTATTGCGCTTATATTTATGCACCAAAAGTCAGGTGTTAGAGTGGCTGACGGCACATATCAAAAGGTTCGGCTGTGAAGTTCGAGTCCTAGTGAGCCTAAGTTTTTTGGGTATTTTTAGTTGCGTGTTACATTAAAGAGAAAACATGCTTCTGGTGGGCCGGCCCAATCGCGTCCCGCCGCAACCTTGACAGCCACATCGACGGCCCCCCTTGAGAACGCGTATAAGGTTTAAAATAGATCGGGATCAAATAATTCGGTGTGCTAATTTCAGGGATTCAAAGATtagggtttgatttagctttcgttTACAAGTTAAAGGTTTATTTTAGAGTTTTTCCTTCCTAATTAACACACGTACGTGGTCAACTCTGATGGATGCAATGGATCGGAGTAGAACCGGCCTCTACAAGACTACAATGTCGATCACCAAAATATATatcccaagttagggcacggtcagGTCGCTACGTACGTGGTTCCAAGCCAAGATGAAGATTACGGCCGGCGGTGGCGCCACCAATGCAATTGCCGCCTACATCCCGCCACACCTTCAAGCCGCCATCCTGCTGCACCTCCCGTCCTTCCACCTCCGCCGCCTGCGCCGCGTCTGCAAGCACTGGCGCGACGTCATCGCAGACGCGCTCAGGCTCCGCCGCCGGCCGGCCGCCCCAATCCACACCATCGCCTTCTTCAGGGGATGCAGCGCGGCGCAAGGCGTGCAGGCGATGCTCGGCCACGGGTTCCTCTTCGACGAGCAGTGGAACCTCGCGGCCAGGTTCACCGTCGACAGATCGGCCAGACTGGTAGGCGCGTGCAACagcctgctctgcttcctcctcaAGCACGCCAACGCCATCAGGGTGGTGGATCCCTGGGCCGGCGCGTCCATCGACGTGCCGCTGTCGCCGGCCAAGCACGGCAGCACGGTCGACGGCGAGTACTGCTTCGGCTTCGACTCCACGACGAGGCAGTACAAGATCGTGCACGTGCACGGCTATACATCCAACTCTCTTCCCAGCAAAGACAAGGACGGCGCCGCCTCCGCGGAGAAGGAGCTGCACCTGCACGTGTGCACCGTGGGAGCGGACAAGGGGTGGCGGAGCGTGCGCATCCGCACCGAGCTGCACGGGGTGCCGTACAAGCACGACGGCTTCGCGGAGAAGAAGCCGGCGTGCTGCGACGGAGCGGTGTACTGGCTCGGCCGAACGGCGGCCGGGGCCTTCAGGAACGCGCGCTTCGACCTGGCCACGGAGGAGATCACCTCGGCGGCCGATCGGCTGGTCCATGGCCAGATGCCGGCGACGCAGATCTCATGCAGGTACCAGGGGGCGAAGCTAGGCCTGTGCGGCGTCCAGATCACGTGGTACGGCGAGTGGGACGGCGGCTGCTGGCCGCACAACATCACCGCCATGCCGCACACCATCACCGACGTTTACTACAAGAGAAGCTATCTGAACCTGGGTCGCGTCTGGCGGCGTGTCCCGGGCGCGCACGCCATGCAGCGGGGGCACCTGCTGGCGCAGGAGCCGGGTGGAGCTCTGTACGCTCACGAGGTCGGGGGCAGCAGCACGTGCATGAGAGAGCTCCGTCTCATGGGGGATAAGAAGCTGCTGGTTGCGGTTGTCGCAGGCCACGTCGAGGAGGAGCCGGCCGAGTGGTACAAGTTCGTTCCGGTTCACGGTCGCCATCAGCAGAGAAGAAACAAGTCAGCAGAGAGACAAGTAGCTCAAATCGCATACTACACCGAGCTGCAATTCGTAACCACTTTTGCCTACACCCCGACGTTGTACTATAATTATAGTACTTCATCAACGGGGGCAACGGCTGGTTCCTATATATGCGCTCCATTTTGGTAGTGCCAATGTTTCTTTTGCCTCTCTAGCGTGGAGTTTCTTTCTCGCGTGCTGTTTTAAAGCAAGATCCATTGTTTTCAGTCAGGTGGCAGGTTTTTATATCTAGACATGGTAGTACAAAAGGGAGTGACATGGTAGGTGTAAGAGATGACTGTCATTGCCATTTGTGAACTAGTAGTGCAAGTGTGGCACGGTTAAATTTTCTACTCTATATATTATTATTATAATATTTATTATTATGAGAAAAATTCATCTACTGTCCCTGAAGCGTTGCAGATTGCAAAATGTACGAAACCACGATCTAGTTCACACTCCGCCAAACTGTGGGTGTCGCCATGAATTTTTGTGTTGGCTCTTGTGATCACAAATTGGGGTTTACAAAGTTTTAAGTAGCAATTTATTTCTCTTGGTTATGTGTCATGGCAACTTTGGTTTACATGGTAAAAATAATCGGAAGTCACATGGGCAATTTTAGAAAATATTTGTGTCCCAAATCAAAATGCAATCTTTTCAGATAAATTGTTTTGTGTTACCAAATCCTTGGAATTTGTCCTCCAAAATCACGGCATTGTTTGTGATTTTTAATTCATATTTCATTAACATTATGGCAAAGTATGCAGTAGTAATTGACATGGCAAAACAAGTTCGAAAAATGCGATGGGTGACATTTTAATTAACATGGCAACATGCTTTAAGTTTTCATGGCAAAACTGAATCTTTAGTAACGATGGCAATATGTTTTTGTGATCATCATGGCAACATTTTTTAAGTGGCTGCCACGGGGATAATGGATGTGACGTCCATACTGGCGCTGAGATGGTTCGGGCATATGCAGTGCAGGCCTTCACAGCGAGCTTCACGGCGCTCGGCAttttaaaaaagaaaaggaaaaaaccatTTTAAATGTTTTGAAAACAATTATACGAAATCTTGTACGTGTTCACTATGGATCTGCAAAAAAATGTGTTTAAAAGTATACAGTGATTTGGAAGCTGCACAGAAAAAACAAAATCCCTGCCAACCAATAAAAAAAAGGTCTATTTTGAGATACATATTTGTCTTTTTGACTGCACGCCATGTGTGAAAGTGTATTGCTATCAAATTGCACAGTTACCTACTCTCTCCgtccaaaataaatgtctcaagtTTGTATTAATTTTAATATAAATTTGTACTAAGCttaagacatttattttgggacggagggagcagtACACATTACATATAGCGTATGTGTATTCACAAAAGACGTTCCAACCTTTTTTGCAGCGTGTAAATATTGGACACAGGTACTGTACAATGGCGAGAAATTGCCTCAGATGCTGGAAACGAAAGAAAGGAAGCAGAAGCAGCAGAGAAAAGCAAGCAGATTAAACAGCAATGGCCTCATTCCGCTGCAGTTCCGCAGTGCAGTTGAGAGCTTCGCGAAGAACAACAGTTAAGcccacccccaccaccaccactcccTCCACTTCTCCGCTCTCCGTCCCACACCAATGCCATGACTCCCCTGCTCCTCCTGTGCCTCCtcctcgccaccgccaccgccgccgcgcccctcCCCGCCGACTTCACCCGCCTCCTGGCCGCCAAGGCCGCCCTCTCCGACCCCGCCTCCGCGCTCGCGGCATGGGACCCGTCCCTCTCCCCGTGCCGCTGGCCGCACGTCCTCTGCCGGTCCTCCGCTGACCCGGCCGTGGCCTCGCTCCTCCTCTCCAACCTCTCCCTCGCCGGAGCGTTCCCGCCCCAGCTCTGCTCGCTGAGGTCCCTCCTGCGCCTCGACCTCTCCTACAACTCGCTCGCCGGCCCCCTCCCTCCCTGCCTCGCCGCGCTGCCGAATCTGAGGCACCTCGACCTCGCCGGGAACGCCTTCTCCGGAGAGATGCCTAGCAGCTACGGCGCGGGCTTCGCCTCGCTCGCCACGCTCAGCCTCGCCGGCAACGACCTCTCCGGCGGGTTCCCGGCGTTCCTGGCCAATGTCAGCTCCCTCGAGGAGCTCCTGCTCGCGTACAACCCCTTCGCGCCGTCGTCTCTGCCGGACGCTTTCCCCGACGGGCTGCCGCGCCTCCGCGTGCTGTGGCTCGCCGGGTGCTGCCTCGTCGGGCGGATACCGTCTTCCATTGGCAGCTTGAGGAGCCTCGTCAACCTCGACCTCTCCACCAACAACCTCACCGGCGAGATCCCGGAGAGTATCGGGCGCTTGGAGAACCTCGTCCAGATCGAGCTCTACAAGAATAACCTCTCCGGGAGGCTGCCGGGGGGAATGGGCGGGCTCACGAAGCTGAGGTTCTTGGACGCCGCCATGAACAGGCTGTCCGGCGAGATACCGGCGGACCTGTTCCTCGCGCCGAGGCTGGAGAGCTTGCACCTGTACGAGAACGAGCTGTCAGGCCCCGTGCCGTCGACGCTGGATAAGGCGCCTGCGTTGAACGACCTGAGGCTGTTCAGTAACCGCCTCGTCGGGGAGTTGCCGCCGGAGTTCGGGAAGAACTGCCCGCTCAAGTTCCTCGACCTGTCAGACAACCGGATTTCCGGCCGCATTCCGGCGACTCTCTGCAGCGCAGGGGTGCTGGAGCAGCTTCTGATTCTGAACAACGAGCTCTCGGGCTCGATTCCGCAGGAGCTGGGGCAATGCCGGACGTTGACGCGTGTGCGGCTGCCCAACAATCGGCTGTCTGGAGCCGTGCCGCCGGACATGTGGGGCCTGCCACGCCTGTACCTGCTGGAGCTCGCCGGCAACGCTCTGTCCGGCACCCTGGGGCCAGCCATTGCCCTGGCGCACAACCTGTCGCAGCTGCTGATATCAGACAACCACTTCGCTGGCGTGCTGCCGGCGCATATAGGCAGCTTGACAAGGCTGGTCGAGCTGTCGGCCGCCAACAACGGGTTCTCTGGTCCTCTGCCGGCGTCACTCGCTGATGTGTCCACGCTCGCCCGGCTTGATTTACGGAACAATTCGTTCTCCGGCGAGCTGCCACATGGTGTTCGACGGTGGCAGAAACTTACACAGCTCGACCTTGCCCATAACCGTCTCACCGGGAACATCCCGTCGGAGCTGGGGGAGCTCCCTGTGCTGAATTCGCTTGACCTGTCAAACAACGAGTTCACCGGCGGCGTGCCTGTGCAGCTGGAGAGCCTTAAGCTGAGCATGTTCAACCTGTCAAACAACCGGCTCGCCGGCAATTTGCCTCCTCTGTTCTCCGGCGACATCTACGATGACAGCTTCTTGGGCAACCCGGCCCTCTGCCGCGGCGCATGCCCCGGTGCGCGGAGAGCAGCCGCCCGCCGCCACAGCCTCGTCGGGAGCGTCGAGTCCGTGCTCACCTTTGCCGTCGCCATACTCATCCTTGGCGTCGCGTGGTTCTGGTACAAGTACCGGAGCCAGAGCCAGCACAAGAGGCGCGGCGCGGAGCCCGGCGACAACAAGTGGGTAGTCACGTCGTTCCACAAGGTGGAGTTCGAGGAGGAGGACCTCCTGGGCTGTCTCGACGACGAGAACAACGTGGTCGGCACGGGCGCGGCGGGCAAGGTGTACAGGGCCGTCCTCGGGAACGACGATGTCGTGGCCGTGAAAAAGCTGTGGGGTGTCGGCGGCGCCGCGGCGAAGAGGAAAGACATCAAGGACGGCATGAAGGACAGCTTCGAGGCGGAGGTGGCGACGCTGGGCAGGATCCGGCACAAGAACATCGTGAAGTTGTGGTGCTGCCTCCGCAGTGGTGACCGCGGGCTGCTGGTCTACGAGTACATGCCCAACGGCAGCCTGGGCGACCTCCTCCACGGCGGCAAAGGAGGCCTGCTGGACTGGCCGATGCGGCGCAGGATCATGGTCGACGCCGCGGAGGGGCTCTCCTACCTCCACCACGACTGCGCGCCGCCGATCGTGCACCGGGACGTCAAGTCCAACAACATCCTGCTGGACGCCGAGTTCGGCGCCAAGGTCGCCGACTTCGGCGTCGCCCGGGTCATGGACGACAACCGCGGCGGCCCCAACGCCGTGTCCGCCATCGCCGGCTCCTGCGGCTACATCGCTCCCGGTGAGCCGCCAACGGTTCTTTATCCCGGACTTTATTAACTTGCCGATGAACTGATGACAGTGATCT is a window of Triticum dicoccoides isolate Atlit2015 ecotype Zavitan chromosome 2B, WEW_v2.0, whole genome shotgun sequence DNA encoding:
- the LOC119362528 gene encoding receptor-like protein kinase HSL1; the encoded protein is MTPLLLLCLLLATATAAAPLPADFTRLLAAKAALSDPASALAAWDPSLSPCRWPHVLCRSSADPAVASLLLSNLSLAGAFPPQLCSLRSLLRLDLSYNSLAGPLPPCLAALPNLRHLDLAGNAFSGEMPSSYGAGFASLATLSLAGNDLSGGFPAFLANVSSLEELLLAYNPFAPSSLPDAFPDGLPRLRVLWLAGCCLVGRIPSSIGSLRSLVNLDLSTNNLTGEIPESIGRLENLVQIELYKNNLSGRLPGGMGGLTKLRFLDAAMNRLSGEIPADLFLAPRLESLHLYENELSGPVPSTLDKAPALNDLRLFSNRLVGELPPEFGKNCPLKFLDLSDNRISGRIPATLCSAGVLEQLLILNNELSGSIPQELGQCRTLTRVRLPNNRLSGAVPPDMWGLPRLYLLELAGNALSGTLGPAIALAHNLSQLLISDNHFAGVLPAHIGSLTRLVELSAANNGFSGPLPASLADVSTLARLDLRNNSFSGELPHGVRRWQKLTQLDLAHNRLTGNIPSELGELPVLNSLDLSNNEFTGGVPVQLESLKLSMFNLSNNRLAGNLPPLFSGDIYDDSFLGNPALCRGACPGARRAAARRHSLVGSVESVLTFAVAILILGVAWFWYKYRSQSQHKRRGAEPGDNKWVVTSFHKVEFEEEDLLGCLDDENNVVGTGAAGKVYRAVLGNDDVVAVKKLWGVGGAAAKRKDIKDGMKDSFEAEVATLGRIRHKNIVKLWCCLRSGDRGLLVYEYMPNGSLGDLLHGGKGGLLDWPMRRRIMVDAAEGLSYLHHDCAPPIVHRDVKSNNILLDAEFGAKVADFGVARVMDDNRGGPNAVSAIAGSCGYIAPEYSYTLRITEKSDVYSFGVVMLELVTGKRAVGPELGDKDLVRWVRGGIEREGLDSVLDPRLAGESCTCRDEMRRVLGVALLCASSLPINRPSMRSVVKLLLEVSSKPAVVVEEKEPLGV